The uncultured Paludibaculum sp. sequence TGCCCGTACCGCGCTCGGGATTCAGCCGCACCGTCACAAACTGCCGGCGGTAGCGAATGATGCGGATGTCGCAGTAGGTGGCCTTCTGCTTCTTGGCTTCGTTCAGCGCCACAGCGCCCAACGATTCGAGTTCCGCATTCGGCTGATTCGAGCCCGCCGGAGCGGCAAACAGGCGTGTAGCCAGAGCCGTAGCCGCGGACGATTCTAGAAACGTACGCCTGGTAAGCATCGCGTGTCCCCTCGTGGATTCTCAGAGTATAGCGTGGACACCACTGTGAGGAGGGGCTGCGAGCAAGAGCGGTCAGCCATCAGCGGTCAGCGATCAGCTTTGAGCAATCAGCCGCGCGCCGTCCGTCAATGAACTAACTCAAGAGCTGAAAGCTGAAAGCTGAGAGCTGAGAGCTGACAGCTACAAGGCCCCAATTCCCGCGTCGTCCGCAACTACTGCAACACCGGTGCCGTCTGGCTCGCGTCCGTTACGCCCGGTTCGAGTTCCATGATCCGCAGATTCTTGAAGTGAATCTCGGCACCCTCCGACTCCATGCAGAGATAGCCCTTCTTCTGCGTCGACTTCGCGATGCCATTCACAAACGTGCCGTTCACTGCCAGCTTGATCACACCATCCACGCAGATCACCGTGTAGTGGTTCCACTGGCCCCGAGGCTTGCACAGATTCAGAATCGACTTGCTGCGCTCGCCGCGCGGATTGTCCGGCACGGTCTTCACGCCACCCACTCCGAACAGCTCTCCGTGGACATAGGCGATGGGCGGATCGAAGTCGGGCTTCTTGTTCAGCTTCACCCAGTCGAGCTCCAACATCTGGATCTCGACCCCGTTCGGCAGTCGGTTCGATCCCGGTACCGCATTGCTCCACGCGAAGATCCCGGAGTTCCCACCCGGCTCCACGTGCATCCAGTCCACTTCCAGGATGAAGTTCTCATACTGCCTGTCGCTGCGCATCACGCCGATCGGATGCCCGGTGCAGATCAGCTCGCCCTTCTCCACGCGCCACGTGTCCTTGTCCGTGTTCACATTCACCCAGCCGGTGAGATCCGTGCCAATCAGGTCGCGCCACTGCGGCGAGCGTTGCTGTGCGGCCAGCCACGGAGCGGCGGCGATCAACAAGAGGGAAGCGGAGCGTAGAGCAGTCATCGGAATGGTTACCTCCAGAACGAAATAGAGCGGGATTCGCCCATCCAGCATACAAGCCGGGGATAGACCCGCGCCGCTCCCTCGCTTGACGCCGGCGTACAAATCCTGGAGATTGGAGCAGCGGCCCAGCCTGGGCCAATCCCTGTCGAGAGAGGTGATCCCCATGAAGCGGTTCCTGATGACCTTGGCACTATCCGCGCTCGCGGCCTTCGCGGCGGACGTCAGCGGTAACTGGAAAGCGACGGCCGAAGGCCCCAACGGCGCGATGGAGCGCACGTTCTCCTTCAAGGTCGACGGCGACAAACTGACGGGCGAGACCGTCAGTTCAATGATGGGTAAGTCCGTCATTGAGAACGGCAAGGTGCAGGGCGACGAGATCTCGTTCACCATCAACATCAAGTTCCAGGACAACGAGATGAAGATGAACTACAAGGGCAAGCTCACGGGCGACACGATGAAGCTCACAGCCGAGCGCGCGGGCGGCGAAGCCGGCCAGGCCATTGAGTGGACCGCCAAACGCGGCTCCTAACTACCAGTCAGCGCGGGAATGCCCCAACGGAAGACGGCCAGGCCGAACAGCAGGAACGCTGCGCCCGCGCCAGGCAGCCAGAAGGATTCGCTGACAATCCCTGGCTCCAGCGCCGCCGTGTCCGGATCGTCGGGCTTGAAGGACACTTCAACGTCCTTGCCCATCGGATAGGCCGAGGCAATCTCGGCGGCCCACTCTTCACTCGATCCCGCGAGTTGGCCGAAGATCCGCACGTTGTTGAAGTGGGTCTCGCCGTTCACCTGATAGCGATAAATGACGCGGGTCGAGTAAGTGGTCGATGTCGTAGTCTCGCCCTCGTCGTCCTTGCTGGTCGACGTGCTGGAATCTTCCTTGTGATACAGGATCCGGCCCGGCACGACCGGCCACCTTTCGCTCGCCCTCGCGTTCCACAGATTGACTAGCCCGGGAATTAGGAGCGCCGCCCCAATCGCCATGAAGATGGCCGCGAAGAAGCCGAGCCCCACACCAAATAGGCTGTTATTCCGGTCCATGCCGAAATACAAAACGACGAACATGATTGCGGGGATGATGAAGGCCAAGGCCGCGCCAGGCAGCATCAGCGCCTCGCCGTGGAAGCCCGGACGAGCCGCCGCCACCCACGGCTGCTTCGGATCGTAGACCACCGACGTTTCGAACCCAACCGGAAACCGCAGACGCCGCAACTCCGCCTCCGACGCATCGCCCGAACCCAACGACTCGCCGAAGTGCAGAGTGTCCGTCGCGTAGACCTTTCCATCCACGGCGTAGCGCAACTGGATGTTGGCCGCGTACATGACGCTGCGATTCCGAGTGGAATGGTCCGTCGACACGGATTCGCTCGTGTCGGATGTCACCACCGTGGCCACCGCCTTGGGCCAGCGGGCACTGGCGATGCTGCGAGTCAGGTTCCGGATGCCCGGCACCAGCACCGCGAGGCCGATGAGCGCGAACACCGAGGCTCCGGCGATCACCGCATAGTCGAAGCCCTTGATTTTCATGACCGACTACTATACGACAATCCGTAGCGGGCGGGCTCCGATTCGGGGACTCAAGGAAATAGCCGGGACATCGTGCGCCGCGCGCAATGCAACTTTTTGGTTGCCTTTTCCCACCAGCCTCCATATACTGCAACCACGAGGTTGCATAATGACATTCACGGAAATGAGCAGGATCGACCGGTCCATTGAGATCAATGCGCCGCCTGAACGCGTCTGGCGTGCCCTGACGAAGCGCGAAGAGCTCTCCGCATGGTTCCAGATGGGGATCGAAGGCGAAATCGCGGAAGGCAGCGAAGTATGGATGACGACGACCCATCCGGACTACAAAGGCATGCGATTCCAAGTGAAGTTCCTGGAGATGCGGCCACCCACGTTGTTCGTCTGGGAGTGGCATCCAGGCGCCGTGGATCCGAATGTGGACTACACGAAGGAGCCTCGAACCAAGGTCACTTTCACGTTGCAGCCGAACGGCGCGGGCACCCACCTGACCGTTTCGGAAACCGGTTTCGATGCCATCACGCTGGAACGTCGCGCGAAGGTTTACAAGGACAACACGCAGGGCTGGGCGGAAGTCGTGGTCTGGCTGCGGGACTATGCCGAAAAAGCGCATTGAGCAGAAGTTGGCTGAGGCCGCGATGCTGTTCGCGGCACTGGGTGACCCGACACGGCTCGCCCTGCTGCGGCGTCTTTCGCAGGATGGCCCCTCCTCGATCTCCACCCTCGCCGAGAGCTTTGAGATGACGCGGCAGGGCGTCACCAAACACCTGCACGTTCTGGAGGTGGCCGGGCTCGTCGACGGCCGCCACAAAGGGCGCGAAAGCGTGTGGGCGATGAACACCGTCCAACTGGCGGAAGGGCGGCGCTGCCTCGACCTCATCGCCCGTGGGTGGGACGACGCGCTCAGCCGACTGAAGGCGCACATCGAAGACGTCTGAAACCGGTGGTGGGTGCCGTGGGCCCCTCGACGGCTCCGTATTCCCTGAGTACGGCCCAAGTCTGGATTCGATCAGTCTTGGCACGCGTTCCGTGCATCAAAACGTTTGTGCGGCTGCTCTTGGCGCCGCAAAAAGTAGAAGGAGAATCGTCACCGCTATGCAGGCTCTGCTCCTGGAGTCCTTTGGATCGCCGCTCCGCCTTGCCGAAGTCTCACGGCCCGCCCCCGGACCAGGCCAGGTTCTCGTAAAGGTCGGCGCCAGTGGAGTGAATCCGCTGGACCTGAAGATCATGGCCGGGGCCGCCGGCCACGCCCAGGCGGTGCTGCCCGCCATCCTCGGCCTGGATCTGGCCGGCACGGTCGAAGAAACCGGAGCCGGCGTCACCCAGTTCCAGCCCGGTGACCAGGTCTACGGGCTCACCGGTGGCGTCGGTGGGTTGCCTGGATCACTGGCCGAGTTCGCTGCCGTGGATGCCGATCTGTTGGCGCTCAAGCCCCGGAATCTCACCATGCGCGAGGCGGCGGCGATCCCGCTTGGCTTCATCACGGCCTGGGAGGGCTTGGTGGACCATGCCAAAGTTCATACCGGCCAACAGGTATTAATTCACGCAGGCGCCGGCGGCGTGGGCCAGATGGCCGTGCAGATTGCGCGCGCCTTAGGCGCGGAGGTCTTCGCCACGGTATCACCCCAGAAGCAGACCGTCGTCGAGGGGTACGGCGCCACTCCGATTGATTACCGGAGCAGTTCCGTGGAGCAGTACGTCCGGGAACACACGGGCGGCCAGGGCTTCGATGTCGTCTACGATACAGTCGGGGGCAAGACGCTCGATAACTCGTTCCTCGCCGTGAAGCCGTACACGGGCCATGTCGTCAGTTGCCTCGGGTGGGGTACTCATTCCCTGGCGCCGCTGTCATTTCGATCGGCCACCTATTCGGGCGTCTTCACGCTGACGCCCATGCTCACCGGGCGCGGTCGCCCGCATCATGGAGAAATTCTGCGGGAAGCGACGCGACTCGCCGAGGCCGGCAAGCTGAAGCCGCTGCTGGAGCCAAGCGAGTTCACGCTCGCCACGGCGCACCAGGCCCACGAATTGGCGGGTTCCGGACAGGCGGGCGGCAAAGTGGTGATCACAATCTGAACGCTCCTCCGAGACTCTGGCGAGCGGGCAGCCACCGTCACGCGGAGCGCTAGACTAATGGCAGAAGAGCCGAGGGGCTCTGTTTCTTCCTGGCGCCATGATCTTCCTGCAACGCATCCCGGCACCACCTCTCGATTCATCCATCGCCGCCATCTGGTACTGCGCCAGCGGGCCGAGACCGCACGCGCTGGAGCGGGTGCTGCCCACCGGATCCGCCCAACTGATCGTCAACCTGGCCGAAGATCAGACGCGCGCCTACATCCAGGACGCCGACGGCTTCCGTATGACCACCAGTTCAGGCACCGTCCTGGCGGGCGTACAATCACGGTTTTCGATCATCGATACCCTGGAGCAGCAGCACGTGCTCGGCGTATCGTTCAAGCCCGGCGGAACCGTGCCCTTCTTCCGGATCCCAGCCCATGAGACGTGCGATGCCGATCTGTCATTGGATCTCGTCTGGGGCCGCGGAGCCATGGAGCTGCGGGAACAGCTAATGGAAGCGGCCGACCCGGCTGCAAAGTTGGACACCATGGAGCGAGCCCTCCGGGCGAGGTGGCGTCCGAAGGCGATGCACGCCGCGGTTGAGTTTGCGATCGAGACCCTGACGCATCATGCGCAGGCAGTGCGGATCGCCGAGGTGGCCAACCGCGTGGGCCTCAGCCCGAAGCGCTTCATCGAGCACTTCAAGAATGCTGTAGGCGTTTCGCCCAAGCAATACTGCCGGATCCTCAGATTCCAAAGCGCCCTGGGCTTCGCGCAACGCGGCCAGCGCGTGGACTGGACGCGAATAGCCCTGGAGTGTGGCTACTTCGACCAATCCCACTTCATCCACGACTTCCGGTCCTTCTCCGGCATCACGCCCACTGGCTACCAGTCGGACCGGACGGAATTCCGCAACCACGTCAAATTTCTACAATTCTGAAGAGACAATTGCGTGCGATCATGCGCTCATGGCCGACACACTGGACACCTATCACACCGTCACACCTTACCTCGTAGTGCCCGACGCCGACGCCGAGTTGAAGTTCCTCGGGGCCGCCTTCGGAGCAACCGAAGTCAGTTGCGCCCGTAACCCCGACAACTCCGTCATGCACGCGGAGTTGAAGATCGGCGACTCCCTGATCATGATGGGCCAGGCCGGCGAGCAATGGAAGGCGCTCGCCGCGGCGCTGTACGTCTGGGTGCCCAACGTCGACGAAGTCTATGCCAGGGCGTTAGCCGCCGGCGCAACATCGCAGAACGCGCCGGAAGACAAGCCCTACGGGCACAGGAATGCCGGAGTCGTCGATCCCTGCGGCATCACGTGGTGGATCGGCTCGCC is a genomic window containing:
- a CDS encoding DUF1080 domain-containing protein, which produces MGITSLDRDWPRLGRCSNLQDLYAGVKRGSGAGLSPACMLDGRIPLYFVLEVTIPMTALRSASLLLIAAAPWLAAQQRSPQWRDLIGTDLTGWVNVNTDKDTWRVEKGELICTGHPIGVMRSDRQYENFILEVDWMHVEPGGNSGIFAWSNAVPGSNRLPNGVEIQMLELDWVKLNKKPDFDPPIAYVHGELFGVGGVKTVPDNPRGERSKSILNLCKPRGQWNHYTVICVDGVIKLAVNGTFVNGIAKSTQKKGYLCMESEGAEIHFKNLRIMELEPGVTDASQTAPVLQ
- a CDS encoding DUF3592 domain-containing protein, translating into MKIKGFDYAVIAGASVFALIGLAVLVPGIRNLTRSIASARWPKAVATVVTSDTSESVSTDHSTRNRSVMYAANIQLRYAVDGKVYATDTLHFGESLGSGDASEAELRRLRFPVGFETSVVYDPKQPWVAAARPGFHGEALMLPGAALAFIIPAIMFVVLYFGMDRNNSLFGVGLGFFAAIFMAIGAALLIPGLVNLWNARASERWPVVPGRILYHKEDSSTSTSKDDEGETTTSTTYSTRVIYRYQVNGETHFNNVRIFGQLAGSSEEWAAEIASAYPMGKDVEVSFKPDDPDTAALEPGIVSESFWLPGAGAAFLLFGLAVFRWGIPALTGS
- a CDS encoding SRPBCC family protein, translated to MTFTEMSRIDRSIEINAPPERVWRALTKREELSAWFQMGIEGEIAEGSEVWMTTTHPDYKGMRFQVKFLEMRPPTLFVWEWHPGAVDPNVDYTKEPRTKVTFTLQPNGAGTHLTVSETGFDAITLERRAKVYKDNTQGWAEVVVWLRDYAEKAH
- a CDS encoding metalloregulator ArsR/SmtB family transcription factor gives rise to the protein MPKKRIEQKLAEAAMLFAALGDPTRLALLRRLSQDGPSSISTLAESFEMTRQGVTKHLHVLEVAGLVDGRHKGRESVWAMNTVQLAEGRRCLDLIARGWDDALSRLKAHIEDV
- a CDS encoding zinc-dependent alcohol dehydrogenase family protein, whose protein sequence is MQALLLESFGSPLRLAEVSRPAPGPGQVLVKVGASGVNPLDLKIMAGAAGHAQAVLPAILGLDLAGTVEETGAGVTQFQPGDQVYGLTGGVGGLPGSLAEFAAVDADLLALKPRNLTMREAAAIPLGFITAWEGLVDHAKVHTGQQVLIHAGAGGVGQMAVQIARALGAEVFATVSPQKQTVVEGYGATPIDYRSSSVEQYVREHTGGQGFDVVYDTVGGKTLDNSFLAVKPYTGHVVSCLGWGTHSLAPLSFRSATYSGVFTLTPMLTGRGRPHHGEILREATRLAEAGKLKPLLEPSEFTLATAHQAHELAGSGQAGGKVVITI
- a CDS encoding AraC family transcriptional regulator, which codes for MIFLQRIPAPPLDSSIAAIWYCASGPRPHALERVLPTGSAQLIVNLAEDQTRAYIQDADGFRMTTSSGTVLAGVQSRFSIIDTLEQQHVLGVSFKPGGTVPFFRIPAHETCDADLSLDLVWGRGAMELREQLMEAADPAAKLDTMERALRARWRPKAMHAAVEFAIETLTHHAQAVRIAEVANRVGLSPKRFIEHFKNAVGVSPKQYCRILRFQSALGFAQRGQRVDWTRIALECGYFDQSHFIHDFRSFSGITPTGYQSDRTEFRNHVKFLQF
- a CDS encoding VOC family protein — protein: MADTLDTYHTVTPYLVVPDADAELKFLGAAFGATEVSCARNPDNSVMHAELKIGDSLIMMGQAGEQWKALAAALYVWVPNVDEVYARALAAGATSQNAPEDKPYGHRNAGVVDPCGITWWIGSPIA